The window ataatatcgcaaacctttttttaaacatgGTGGCGTCGATATCAATAGACACTAAGCAGGCTCAATGATGAGTGAGTGAGTCTCGTAGAATATATTTCCCAAAAAGAGCTAAGATCGCCTACTGGTTAGACGATGGAACACTCGTATTATTGAGTAAACttcaaatcattttttaaagaaGACCTACTTGTAGCCCATCTGTTTGACAATAACAAACTGTTACTtcactgtatatgtatatataaataaaattgattgtttTTGATCGTATTTGAAAAGAGATGAAAtcgtgaaaataaaaacaaataaaacgtaaaCTCGATGCCGTAACCCTTGTGTAAAGTTTGCTTGTTTCAAActcagttttaataaaatttcgtaaCATTTGTCTACGTTTTGATTCCAATTTGGAGTACACTTTTGTATATCGTTCATTACATAACTCAACGGGTCTTTATAAATTTCGCCTGTGTATTATGAAATTCAGAAAGAATATAGTTCCCTGATATAAGACGTCGATTCAAAACTAGGCATAGAGCAAGCACTAAATTGTTACCTCGTAATACTACAGACGTCCTTTTTTTAAGAAACTTGACTAATTTGATGATCTCTTGTTACAGCTGTACGAGCGGATCGCATGCGAGGTGGTCGCAACAAGTTTGGTCCCATGTACAAACGCGATCGTGCCCGCAAATTACAAATGATGAGACAAAGACAAATAGCAGTGCAGACACTACGTGGCTCTCTGGGAGAGGGCGGGCTTGTACTTGGATTCAGCTCGCCGTATGCTACTGTGCCTGTGAAGCAAGAAATTCAGATACCCCAAGTTTCTTCGTTAACGTCATCACCTGAATCTTCGCCGGGTCCGGCGCTTCTGGCTGCACAAACCCAAGCGCCGCAGCCACCACCTCCCCCGGCGCACGACAAGTGGGAAACTCACTCGCCGCATTCTGCGTCACCGGACGCGTTCGCCTTCGAGACGCCCGCGACCACCACACCCTCCAGCACCGCCGAACCTACCAGCACCGAAACTCTTCGAGTTTCACCCATGATTCGCGAATTTGTTCAAACTATTGATGATCGAGAGTGGCAAAACTCCCTTTTCGGACTCTTGCAGAGCCAAACTTACAACCAGTGTGAAGTCGATCTCTTCGAATTAATGTGCAAAGTGCTGGACCAAAACTTGTTCTCTCAAGTGGATTGGGCGAGAAACACCGTGTTCTTTAAGTATTTAAAGGTGAATTTCCAGATAAGTATAACTTCCTGTCCCGAATCCCAGAACCTACTCCTCGGTGTACACCAATTTGCTAGCGAATGTTCAATTGCGATGCTTTGCGATATCTGTATTCAACACAGAATTGAAGCCATgcgatttctttaaattattttataccctACAATTAACATGTGATTAGTGTGTAGAAGCGCGTGTGACGCATTGAGCGGTGCGGTGTTGGTCGCAATCGATACCCTACTACTCCCGCGCCCCGCTCACCAACTGGGTCAAGTTCCCACGATTAGCGTGCTGCCTACCGTTGCCATCGCTTTTTGGTATACTTTGAGCTAACGTGCAACGTGCCTTTTGACATAGCATAACTTACAGACTTgcgcaatataaaaatataccgaTTCATCAAAACGAAATAACGTGCCTAATCAATCAAAACGGAAGTTGTGAATAGAACTCTGGCAGAACAGTAACTTGAACCCTCACTTGCAGAAGTTCTAGTATTTCATTAAGTAAACGTTTTTATTGCTATTTGACAAACATCTTATGCTTCGCTAGGGTTAACCGAAATTCAGGAGTTACCTAGTCGATCGAGGAACACCGCATGGCGATGGCAAGTCTCCGTATCGTGGTTGTCGTACGCTTACGCAAGAGCCGCAGCCGGTCACGTGGATACGCGACGTTGCCGCTTAGTGCTACTCGCCTCGTCTCACTCCAGCAGACAGCTTCCATTCCACAACTAGCAGTTTTCATTTGTTCTAAATGACGCGGCTTGTTTACGACCCATTCTCAGAATTAGGACAAATCGCAAACGTTCATGAATCTTGTTAGGTTATTTATACGATCTGTTTACGGAAGACTTTTTGATACTTTATCTTTAATTCTATATCCCGATGTATATTACGACGTTCGTTGCGGGTGTTTAGTATGAACGTCACGTAAAACTTTTTTACTTACAAACAAAACAGCGAAGATGCGAGAGCAATGTTGATGACCCGCGCTTTCTCCAGACGGATATGATGTAACGGTATGGCGTGCGGGGCGGCAACGCAGCACTTTCGTCGGCGCACTTGACACATTGCCCGTGGCCGAGTTGCCGCGAGAAAGCACTTTTTACCTCGCGCGTAACCGCCGGTAACGGAGAAGCCACTAGGTGTGCGTTGCTTTCTCTTACATAATGTCTTATGACTTACGATTAGTATGTCGCGTTTCGgcaaattgtataatattgacATTCTTTACGATtttcaagattaaattaatatactgttTTTGTTTTGGAATACAATTGACGAAATTTATTCATATGCTTCCAACCAATTCGCTGGTAAAGCTTGTTAAATTGTTGTTCGTCCAAAAAAAATGCCTAtgataaatcttaaaattagaTGTGGTTCTTAACTGAGGttgcaattataaaattttaaaacattcataagaccttaaaaaaaacaaattcttttttaaattcttatttgtaacatctaataatttgtaaatcgaATTAGTGTATAAAAATCGAATGAtcgtaaacaaaacaaaaatctcgattatattatatacacaactCCATACTACAAAtcgataaaatatcaaatcataatatacttagGCGATTCtttaaagtaaacattaaaaGTTATGATTAACAAAGTATCTGTTTATCAGATTTTGTTATAGATTTGATACGATATCCGTAGGTATCTGGCACGCGGCGAGTCGACGTGACTTTGACCCACATACGATATAGCGAGTAACAAGCAGCGATGATTACTGCGTTAACATGTCTGTCTGAGGGAATTTTAAACTGTTTCTCGCGGCCGCGTCGTTTTTATTGGAATCGAACAAGTAAATTAACGTTAAAAAACCCATCACTAAAGTATTAGCTGACCAATACTTAGGGAAGAAACTAATATATTCATAGAGTAATATGTCGTAATAATCAGTACCGCCTGAAGCTATAATATATATGGtaggttaaattataaaaatagcaatAGTTTTAGAGTAGACGATTCGAATggaaaatctaataaataataatctaatcaGTCACCATAATCGATAGATTAGGTAGTATGATTTTGACAGTCCAATCTCGATTCATCGTTGAGCAAGCGGCGTGCGGTGTGGCAATCGCTCCGAGCACTAAAATTCAGTTGTAACATTTCGTAAACGGCAAATTTAACGCGCTCGCGCACCGCCCCGTGTATTCTAATGCAACTCCAAATGTAGGTCACGGAATGACGCCGTGAGCCGTGAGCCGCTCGCGACTTGTCAGATAGCGGCGTGGTTCAAGATAACGTATAGAAATTGCTAATGTAATTGGCACGAGCATTTACAAGTACGTACATCGAATATCGTCTGGTGGGTAATAAAGGCCGCTGCAAAGTATCAGACGATTAACGGCAGGACGCACTAATTGCTTCACACGAGACTCTACCGCGTCACTTGTTATGatgttcttataatttaatttccatttGGAGCTAAGTGAAAAGCGATGAGTTACGAGGTGTAGTTTCCCTTGAATGTTATATTAAGATGTTACGTTGCGTTTTATGTTCTATGATGTGTCTACTAATCGCAAGCGAATACTTTCGTCGTATGTTGCTCTGCAACTCACTTCGTACTCTAATAGCTCCAAATTGGTTATGATTGCAGCTCTATACAAAATGTTGTTAAACATCTTGAGAGCAATTTTACTATCAAGCTTGCCACGCGTTGCAATGTCGTCATCGCTTGTTATAGGTCGATGACCAAATGAAGCTGCTGCAGCACTCGTGGTCGGACATGCTGGTCCTCGACCATTTGCACCAGAGGATGCATAACGGGTTGCCCGACGAGACCACGCTTCACAACGGACAGAAGTTCGATCTTCTTTGCCTGGGTCTCCTCGGCGTGCCGTCCCTCGCCGAGCACTTCAACGAGCTGCAGAACAAACTCGCCGAATTGAAGTTTGACGTGCCGGACTACATCTGCGTGAAATTCTTGCTCTTACTTAATCCTGGTCAGTATATACTATTCTAGAATGATGACGTAGGTTCGTCCGTACACGCTAGTAACGTTAAGCATGCGAATGAATATACGTCGCGCGTGTGTCTCATGTCATATAGCTTGTAGTGAGTTAGTCGATTGTCCACGCTCATTGTATTGTTACGAAATTTTACCCTTTGTGTTTGTTTGAAGAGTTGTCTTGGGGTTTCAGAAGTGAGAGGCATTGTCAATGTAAAGTGCGTCCGAGACGGCTACCAGACGGTCCAAGCTGCTCTTCTCGACTACACGCTCACCTGCTATCCGACGATACAGGTACGTATGATGAGATGGGCTTTAGCAGActaaatagaatatttgatgcTACACGTAAATACGACTGTTTTGACGAGTACTTATGTGGTTTATGTCAATGTTTTCAGGATAAATTCGGAAAATTGGTGATGGTGGTCCCAGAGATACATGCGCTGGCGGCCCGGGGAGAGGAACACCTATACCAACGGCACTGCGCCGGCCAGGCCCCAACACAGACGCTCCTAATGGAAATGTTACACGCCAAGCGCAAGTGGGTACTAATTTAACGTCATCACATTAAAGCCTGCGCCACACTGTGTTTACGAAGCGTAAATTAATACACGCCATGGACGCTTCGTCAATGGAGGAAGCCAGCACCGGCATTACGTCGGCGCGTAATGAATATATTGACCGAATGAATTACCCAGTGATACCGAATTCGTTTTAGTAATATACCTATTCCAGCAAACGAATTTACGCTCTGATAAACATATACGCCTACTTTACTTTCTTgtgtcatataattatatatacaattcttGTTTAAGCtacttttgtgtattttatctATATCACTATATGTTCATACACATTTCTTtcatttatatacctattaaaaatatagaatatattattatgatacataCGGCTGTGTATTTATATGAGAAATGCAGTCAACTGTCTCGTTCTAGGCCCAATGGAGCCGAAATGGTAAACCGGAGTGCGGATCACACCTCGACTCTAGACAGATTGTACgttattctatataattatattaaagtatcatttaatcattatattatatataacagcaCGTTAACACAATCACTCGAGTTTCCAGTGTTGCCTTGTAAGATTATGTTTCATATGAAGGTAAGCTGTACAATATTTGGTCTATGGCGAATTCATatgtataaatcaattttatttttaaaatcctttGAGTTGGATCAAAAAATTGTATTCTTAGAAAGTGCTTAGAGCTTTCATGcaatttttatggtattggaattatatttagtaacaaaaataagtaaatttatgttaatatgtttaaattttgaacGACCATTGATCCTCATAGTGTAATGACATGTgatcgaataaaatatacatcattttatattatgcatcgtatttatcaaagaaaataaatataataatgattgagtatattcaataataaaatttaacgca is drawn from Vanessa cardui chromosome Z, ilVanCard2.1, whole genome shotgun sequence and contains these coding sequences:
- the LOC124543094 gene encoding nuclear hormone receptor FTZ-F1 isoform X3; the encoded protein is MTMDQQAGLMSLNMSPFDLSPGPEGSGSGSGPSGASQQYVPQGAAYQCTSDQQPFGYANLDASYLFPTGTGSEPGSYLPTAGNVCDQTDTKDVIEELCPVCGDKVSGYHYGLLTCESCKGFFKRTVQNKKVYTCVAERACHIDKTQRKRCPFCRFQKCLDVGMKLEAVRADRMRGGRNKFGPMYKRDRARKLQMMRQRQIAVQTLRGSLGEGGLVLGFSSPYATVPVKQEIQIPQVSSLTSSPESSPGPALLAAQTQAPQPPPPPAHDKWETHSPHSASPDAFAFETPATTTPSSTAEPTSTETLRVSPMIREFVQTIDDREWQNSLFGLLQSQTYNQCEVDLFELMCKVLDQNLFSQVDWARNTVFFKYLKVDDQMKLLQHSWSDMLVLDHLHQRMHNGLPDETTLHNGQKFDLLCLGLLGVPSLAEHFNELQNKLAELKFDVPDYICVKFLLLLNPEVRGIVNVKCVRDGYQTVQAALLDYTLTCYPTIQDKFGKLVMVVPEIHALAARGEEHLYQRHCAGQAPTQTLLMEMLHAKRKPNGAEMVNRSADHTSTLDRLS
- the LOC124543094 gene encoding nuclear hormone receptor FTZ-F1 isoform X4, yielding MTMDQQAGLMSLNMSPFDLSPGPEGSGSGSGPSGASQQYVPQGAAYQCTSDQQPFGYANLDASYLFPTGTGSEPGSYLPTAGNVCDQTDTKDVIEELCPVCGDKVSGYHYGLLTCESCKGFFKRTVQNKKVYTCVAERACHIDKTQRKRCPFCRFQKCLDVGMKLEAVRADRMRGGRNKFGPMYKRDRARKLQMMRQRQIAVQTLRGSLGEGGLVLGFSSPYATVPVKQEIQIPQVSSLTSSPESSPGPALLAAQTQAPQPPPPPAHDKWETHSPHSASPDAFAFETPATTTPSSTAEPTSTETLRVSPMIREFVQTIDDREWQNSLFGLLQSQTYNQCEVDLFELMCKVLDQNLFSQVDWARNTVFFKYLKVDDQMKLLQHSWSDMLVLDHLHQRMHNGLPDETTLHNGQKFDLLCLGLLGVPSLAEHFNELQNKLAELKFDVPDYICVKFLLLLNPEVRGIVNVKCVRDGYQTVQAALLDYTLTCYPTIQDKFGKLVMVVPEIHALAARGEEHLYQRHCAGQAPTQTLLMEMLHAKRKS
- the LOC124543094 gene encoding nuclear hormone receptor FTZ-F1 isoform X1; translation: MMHEESPKMSVAQGLAASTNQAKSDIVLDGSAEYEMSSADSKPENIAMEIKISYMDPTNGTGSEPGSYLPTAGNVCDQTDTKDVIEELCPVCGDKVSGYHYGLLTCESCKGFFKRTVQNKKVYTCVAERACHIDKTQRKRCPFCRFQKCLDVGMKLEAVRADRMRGGRNKFGPMYKRDRARKLQMMRQRQIAVQTLRGSLGEGGLVLGFSSPYATVPVKQEIQIPQVSSLTSSPESSPGPALLAAQTQAPQPPPPPAHDKWETHSPHSASPDAFAFETPATTTPSSTAEPTSTETLRVSPMIREFVQTIDDREWQNSLFGLLQSQTYNQCEVDLFELMCKVLDQNLFSQVDWARNTVFFKYLKVDDQMKLLQHSWSDMLVLDHLHQRMHNGLPDETTLHNGQKFDLLCLGLLGVPSLAEHFNELQNKLAELKFDVPDYICVKFLLLLNPEVRGIVNVKCVRDGYQTVQAALLDYTLTCYPTIQDKFGKLVMVVPEIHALAARGEEHLYQRHCAGQAPTQTLLMEMLHAKRKPNGAEMVNRSADHTSTLDRLCGFLPNDTIEPHSPI
- the LOC124543094 gene encoding nuclear hormone receptor FTZ-F1 isoform X2; the protein is MTMDQQAGLMSLNMSPFDLSPGPEGSGSGSGPSGASQQYVPQGAAYQCTSDQQPFGYANLDASYLFPTGTGSEPGSYLPTAGNVCDQTDTKDVIEELCPVCGDKVSGYHYGLLTCESCKGFFKRTVQNKKVYTCVAERACHIDKTQRKRCPFCRFQKCLDVGMKLEAVRADRMRGGRNKFGPMYKRDRARKLQMMRQRQIAVQTLRGSLGEGGLVLGFSSPYATVPVKQEIQIPQVSSLTSSPESSPGPALLAAQTQAPQPPPPPAHDKWETHSPHSASPDAFAFETPATTTPSSTAEPTSTETLRVSPMIREFVQTIDDREWQNSLFGLLQSQTYNQCEVDLFELMCKVLDQNLFSQVDWARNTVFFKYLKVDDQMKLLQHSWSDMLVLDHLHQRMHNGLPDETTLHNGQKFDLLCLGLLGVPSLAEHFNELQNKLAELKFDVPDYICVKFLLLLNPEVRGIVNVKCVRDGYQTVQAALLDYTLTCYPTIQDKFGKLVMVVPEIHALAARGEEHLYQRHCAGQAPTQTLLMEMLHAKRKPNGAEMVNRSADHTSTLDRLCGFLPNDTIEPHSPI